From Diorhabda carinulata isolate Delta chromosome Y, icDioCari1.1, whole genome shotgun sequence:
ttgctgacgtccgcagttatcactgtaaaaaatgacatcaactggggtattgacagttctgtttaggttttcgaggtataaCCAGATGCAACTGCCAATTTCGTTAGCACCCCGTTTTGCTTGGCCTTCATGCCACGTGTAACAATATgtcttcttggactttagcttatacatagtgaagttatacacgtttaatttggacacgtaataaaaggctgatgattctccttgagggcaaggcagggaagcttgtagatcaaaaacggtcacaattttatctaatcctttatctgtATCTTTTTTTAATCGAGCCATCTCCTTTTCTCTTAAATGCTCTTGGTAATTATCTTCGAGCTGTGCTTTCTCAGATTCAGAGTCGTTCAGGTAGcctaaacaaaaattacactgatctTTTTTAGGGCGGTGGAAAGCAATGTTGAACTCGGTGTTAAATATGAAGGCGTACATTGAATACTTAATGAATGGCTGGCTTGCCTCTTTCTGGACCTCGACATAATCACGATGCAGATCTGCAATAGACTTTCCTCCTTCAATGTACTCCTTTTTACTATTTGTTGCGATTCAACATATGGTAAATACCATAATCGTTAagactttcacaattttaggaaattttagacaatgacaaatgtcgaatgtcctttgtacctttaaacccctaataaataactctctctccgcaagagaccaatcgttaaatttctaaagtgtcactaataactttctctcaaataaacacaaaagcaattactattgaaaacttttaaaaaaccttcattatacttttacaaactattccaagttcatctggtcaacccttatacaaacaaaagagaaatttcaaaaaatctgtttgaaaaatatagattctttttattgcttcacggcaattaacacaaaatattaccacAATATTGGGATACTTTTAACCCCCATTTTagcccatataaataaaatttaacattcatgCACGAGACAGTAAGAGAGCAGAAAGTAACACAGTACAGAACAGTGAGAAAAAAGAATCCAcagtaaacagaaactaaacatacagtgcgcgttaaaactaacgaactatatctaaatcaacttaacgattctctctcacttatcaaatcataaaaaatcttaaccttacaaacgggcaaaattacgatttacctgaataatcaaaatatctctcgCGTTACGACGCAACATAAAACGtgcaattttctgttacttcGTTCAAGTATACCcggagaaatatacatataaacttcgctatcttttgtaatcaactatatatcactgtggacattcttgttgatttatcttgttgcttattttgtacatcgatttacgtgtaatattgtcgtatttaagtgtttttattaaacgttactTAAAATTACGACTGGTCCTTCATTCCGCAACCTCGTCGAAGAAAACAACACATCTACTTGGGTGCTGTAGTGAACGACAAACTCGACAGTCCACTTCATCCAACTAGTTCATTACAATCCCCCAagattggtccttcgagccggatctAAACCAGTGCAACtctaaactaaacaaaatctCATACACGTAAATCAAAGTGAACTCTCTCGCTAAGCAAAGTGCAAGAAAGTGAAAAGAACAAGTCATCGAGTGTGCCATCAGAAACATACAACCGATCGAATCATCTATAAACTCACACCTGTAGGCAAGAAACCGCAGGTATCTCTCATCGCTGGATTGGAAAAGGTCAGTTTATTCCAATTTATTACTCATCAACATTTCGCTCAAGAAAACTTAAGAAAAAGACATTTATCTTTAAACTCTGTTGAAAAATTGCTtgcaatattattcaattttatatctatatatttaattgtaaaaacactgatttatataatatataaagcaTTCCCAGCATCTGATTATATCcgataaaaatatcattaacttTTTCGCTcttaaacttaaaataaacaaacaacaatggatttaaaacatttaatcagCGAACGTGAATCTATTAAAGGTGAAATCACCAGAATAACTGAACAATTAGAATCAGAATTAAATAGTTTAGATGTCTTTGATCTGGAAATTCTACAAgaggaaattatcaaaaactttgaACAGTATAAAAtcacacaaaataaaatagaaagttatacacccaaaaaaaatgaaaaagaaattccaGATCAAGAAGATAGGAACAAAGTAGAAATTTATTATCGTAAAACTAGGAGTCAATTAGCTAGagcaatcaaaaaattaaaatctgaaaGTAGTTGTAATGAGTCAGTTAGGGAAAACAGATTAGATTCAAACCACAACTCAGGTACTAGAttacctgaaataaaaataaaaaagttttcaggaAATCACACTGAATGGGAAAGTTTTTACAACTTGTTCAAAACTAGTGTTCTCGAAAATCCGCAACTAAAATCAGATGCtgagaaattatattatttaaaaagctATTTAGAAAGTGATGCACTACATATTGTAGACGTTTTACAAGTGAACGATAGAAACTTGCAAGTAGCTATAAACTTGTTAAGAGAAActtatgaaaacaaaacaaaaattgtacatgTATATTTCTCCGAATTATTGAACATACCGCAGTTAAGTAAGCACAATCCTACCgaactttcaaaatttgctaCTATCTGTAGGCGTAACTGGACACTCCTACAGAATCTTGAGCTTGATCACAAAGTTTTATTAGAGGCATTAATAACTTatctttatcaacaaaaattagatTATGGTTTCAAAAAAGAGTTTGAAAAATGCAGGAACAGGGATACCTTACCAACAGTAgatgaatttttacaatttcttaaaGAGGAAATTGAAATACTCGACAATGCCACTGGTAAAACTAGCCAATCGCAAACTTCGCAAAACTCATTTTCGCACAAGAGGTCACAAAGTAAAGTAGCGTTTCATTCGCAATCACAACCAAAGTTCAATAAAAACTCAAACAATCAATCATCTCATCTTAAGAATAATTCgattaaacaaaatcaaaacatgAACGGATGCGTTATGTGTTCAGACACTGCACATAAAATTTATACCTGTGAAACATTCCTATCGTTGCCCATTACTAAGCGTAATGAATTTGCCAAAACCAAAACATTGTGTGTAAACTGCTTAGGCACTAGACACAGTGCTGAAACCTGTCTGTCACAGAAATCATGCTCCCATTGTCATAAAAGACATCATTctcttttacattttcaaaactCACGCAATGTAGAACAAAGGCATTCGTGCAATAACAATTTCAATCCACATAGTAACTCAGACAATTCTCGGTcgctaaattcgaatttccaaCAAAACCCTCAAACTTTTAATTTGGAAAGTCCTATTCAAATTCAGGACAGGCCGTCCACATCTCAAAGCATCCAAGAAAATCAAGCGCGTCCAAATTCGTCTAGCCTATCAGCTCTCtcgataaaaaacaacttaGTGTTGTTAGCAACTGCACAAGCAACAATTTATAATCGACAGAATCAACCTGTTAAGGTAAGAATTCTTCTGGATAATGGAAGTCAGAGTTCCTTTATCAGCAAAGAACTTGTACAAAAACTCAACTACACCCCGTATAAGAAAATCTTAAACATTTCAGGTATATCTGAAACTAGTACTTTGTCTAACGAAATGTTGGACATAATGCTACACTCAAATGTTGACCCCTCGAAGAACTTCGAAATCTCTTGTGCTGTACTCGAAAAAATTACCACGACTATTCCGCAAGTGAAAGTGAATGTAGATCACATAACAATTCCTTCGCGGATAGTGAACAAATTAGCTGACAAGACCTTTGCCACACCCGGTAAAATAGATCTGTTAATAGGAGCAGatgtttattatgaattgttaaCTTATGGTCTCATCAAACTAGGTGACGGCCTACCTACTCTCTTTAATACCCATTTGGGTTACGTTATCTCGGGAAGACTGAACTCCCGACAAGAATCAAAAAACCCACACGCTATCTCGCATCATGTAGCCAGTGAAACCGAAGACCCTAACCCGGACACTGAATTACAAAACACTCTCTGCAAATTCTGGGAGATCGAAGAACTCCCAAACCTAAAATCTCTATCAACCGAAGATGAACTGACAGAATTCATCTTCAAAACCACAACTAAAATTCTCCCGAACGGACATTTCCAAGTGGATATTCCGTTAAAGTCCGTCACAGAACACAAAAAGTTAGGTGACTCCCTCGCAGTTGCCAAAAAGAGATTTTTCTCTTTAGAAAAACGCTTACAACAAAATCCCGACCTCTATTCGGAATATAAGATATTTATTCATGAATACTTATCTCTAGGACATGCGAAATATGTACCACTATCGTCGCAAAATTCACGTtgcgaaaacaaatattttatcccTCACTTGCCAGTTTATCGACAAGACCGAGTTACGACTAAGCTGCGAGTCGTATTTGATGCTTCTTGTAAAACCAACTCTGGTTATTCATTAAACGACATTTGTCTCAAAGGTTATCAAACTCAACCCAACCTATACGACATATTGTGTAGGTTCAGAACCTTCAAATACGCGTTGATAGTTGATTTGGAGAAAATGTTCAGACAAATTCGAATAAATCCCAAAGACCTATTCctccaaaatattttgtggagAGACTCAGCAAAAGAACCATTAA
This genomic window contains:
- the LOC130902912 gene encoding uncharacterized protein LOC130902912, with protein sequence MDLKHLISERESIKGEITRITEQLESELNSLDVFDLEILQEEIIKNFEQSQLARAIKKLKSESSCNESVRENRLDSNHNSGTRLPEIKIKKFSGNHTEWESFYNLFKTSVLENPQLKSDAEKLYYLKSYLESDALHIVDVLQVNDRNLQVAINLLRETYENKTKIVHVYFSELLNIPQLSKHNPTELSKFATICRRNWTLLQNLELDHKVLLEALITYLYQQKLDYGFKKEFEKCRNRDTLPTVDEFLQFLKEEIEILDNATGKTSQSQTSQNSFSHKRSQSKVAFHSQSQPKFNKNSNNQSSHLKNNSIKQNQNMNGCVMCSDTAHKIYTCETFLSLPITKRNEFAKTKTLCVNCLGTRHSAETCLSQKSCSHCHKRHHSLLHFQNSRNVEQRHSCNNNFNPHSNSDNSRSLNSNFQQNPQTFNLESPIQIQDRPSTSQSIQENQARPNSSSLSALSIKNNLVLLATAQATIYNRQNQPVKVRILLDNGSQSSFISKELVQKLNYTPYKKILNISGISETSTLSNEMLDIMLHSNVDPSKNFEISCAVLEKITTTIPQVKVNVDHITIPSRIVNKLADKTFATPGKIDLLIGADVYYELLTYGLIKLGDGLPTLFNTHLGYVISGRLNSRQESKNPHAISHHVASETEDPNPDTELQNTLCKFWEIEELPNLKSLSTEDELTEFIFKTTTKILPNGHFQVDIPLKSVTEHKKLGDSLAVAKKRFFSLEKRLQQNPDLYSEYKIFIHEYLSLGHAKYVPLSSQNSRCENKYFIPHLPVYRQDRVTTKLRVVFDASCKTNSGYSLNDICLKGYQTQPNLYDILCRFRTFKYALIVDLEKMFRQIRINPKDLFLQNILWRDSAKEPLKCIELQTITYGMNCSPFLSTRVLNEIASTNKHLPLASDAVLTQTYVDDILTGCDSTESLEKLYLELKSMFEPAGFHLHKWGSNSQTFLKKISQTRITEFDINLDQSPSKVLGVKWNPISDEFQISVPTELVSEDNITKRNILSHISQCYDPLGFVNPAIVKGKMLMQKIWKLKCNWDDKITDKEINRKWQEFLSTICQINDLKIPRLIFNNKEISKIELHSFSDASTEAYGACVYIRTIYTDKTVSCVLISAKSRVAPLKTITIPRLELCGMLLSANLTQGVKNILEPKVDINSVNLWTDSQIALCWCKSHPSRWSTFVSNRVAKIQALTTNFQWRHVGSSDNPADLLSRGKFTPEIYSMWFNGPKYLNEFSSGFPQYEINKNLVNVPEERKVSPQFLQKRQEWLFVLLIKAVVCQALQNNQKKMLHNQDPLKNRHSPLSSRTSHWRT